In Jeotgalibaca arthritidis, a single genomic region encodes these proteins:
- a CDS encoding SMI1/KNR4 family protein, with the protein MTVINCPMGINRPLLIDSATLTNRLTTEDLPAAYLDLLAEKNGGYLQNMWLPTPEPTSDGLDYGLIHYIFGLHHDPETSILHQQRHDFPDYFVIFSANEQQLFAFDYANQDVQNQPAIRHLDIETDNWQIVAPNFQRFLEMLQPYQLTIPLEGKLTRHETNHAFLLVDDADFLEELWLHVEDWEDKEWLLGWLEHFTKHPKLAYRRVTLAALEVQLLYFRLSFPSSGVDLLNRFLADEDEGLRKQAEALITELAEV; encoded by the coding sequence ATGACAGTCATCAATTGCCCCATGGGAATCAACCGACCACTACTAATTGATTCTGCCACCCTAACCAATCGTTTAACAACGGAGGATTTGCCAGCAGCCTATTTGGACTTATTAGCTGAAAAAAATGGTGGCTATCTTCAAAATATGTGGCTGCCTACTCCTGAACCAACATCTGACGGTCTGGATTACGGTCTCATCCATTATATTTTCGGTTTACATCACGATCCTGAAACAAGTATCCTTCACCAGCAACGCCATGACTTCCCTGATTACTTTGTTATTTTTAGCGCCAACGAGCAGCAATTATTTGCCTTTGACTATGCTAACCAAGATGTCCAAAACCAACCTGCTATTCGTCATTTAGATATTGAAACTGATAATTGGCAAATTGTCGCTCCTAATTTCCAACGTTTTTTAGAGATGCTACAGCCTTATCAACTGACTATTCCTCTTGAAGGAAAACTGACGCGTCACGAAACAAATCACGCTTTTTTATTAGTTGACGATGCAGACTTTTTGGAAGAGTTATGGCTCCATGTGGAAGACTGGGAAGACAAGGAGTGGTTGTTGGGTTGGTTGGAACATTTCACCAAGCACCCAAAGCTTGCCTATCGCCGAGTCACATTAGCTGCCCTTGAGGTTCAACTGCTCTATTTTCGTTTATCTTTCCCTTCCTCCGGCGTTGATCTCCTCAATCGTTTCTTAGCGGACGAGGACGAGGGCTTGCGCAAGCAGGCAGAGGCCTTGATCACAGAGCTAGCTGAAGTGTGA
- a CDS encoding acyl-CoA dehydrogenase family protein has protein sequence MFLSDDLLEAIHSRAAKYDKENTFPHEDYAALKEAGYYKAFVPKEYGGFGLNLKEIAHEQTRLAMAAPATALGINMHQIIVGVARHMVKHGNLKGEQILRDAAEGHLLSFAISEPANDRVLFGSICEAKANEDGGYRFYGPKVFISMVGECSRMVTYGMDSQGEQPQSVFAYLEKNPETIKIKPDWDTLGMRGTQSYSVLLDGAYATSKQILTTVKPGPSFDPVVFGIFSHFELLLAATYHGIGKRALELGIETVKKRRSIAQGKTYDQDKNIRWRIAEAAIILDSVQPQINVLATDIEEDADHGNLWLPRLSAIKNTAVEASIKAVEEMVRASGGRSYYNDTELSRLLRDVYAGLFQPSDQESLHDAWASLLLGPIE, from the coding sequence ATGTTTTTAAGTGATGATTTGTTAGAGGCGATTCATAGTCGCGCAGCAAAATATGATAAGGAAAATACATTTCCTCATGAAGATTATGCGGCTTTAAAGGAAGCGGGCTATTATAAGGCATTTGTTCCAAAAGAATATGGCGGTTTCGGGCTTAATCTTAAAGAGATTGCTCACGAGCAAACACGGCTAGCTATGGCAGCACCTGCGACAGCTCTGGGGATTAATATGCACCAAATTATTGTTGGTGTTGCTCGCCATATGGTCAAGCACGGTAATCTGAAGGGTGAACAAATTTTAAGGGATGCTGCTGAAGGACATTTACTTTCCTTTGCAATTTCAGAACCAGCGAATGACCGTGTGTTGTTTGGCTCGATTTGTGAAGCCAAAGCTAACGAGGACGGAGGCTACCGCTTTTATGGTCCCAAAGTTTTCATTTCCATGGTCGGCGAATGTTCGCGGATGGTCACTTATGGCATGGACAGCCAAGGCGAGCAGCCACAATCTGTGTTTGCCTATCTCGAAAAAAATCCAGAAACTATTAAAATCAAACCAGATTGGGATACGTTAGGTATGCGTGGTACCCAATCCTATAGCGTTTTATTAGATGGTGCCTACGCAACCAGTAAGCAAATTCTAACAACAGTCAAGCCTGGTCCAAGCTTTGACCCGGTTGTCTTTGGGATTTTTTCTCACTTCGAATTATTGCTAGCTGCAACCTATCACGGGATTGGAAAACGTGCCTTGGAGTTGGGAATCGAAACGGTGAAGAAACGTCGATCCATTGCACAAGGGAAAACGTATGATCAAGATAAAAACATCCGCTGGCGGATTGCAGAAGCTGCCATCATTTTGGATAGTGTTCAACCACAAATTAATGTTTTAGCAACTGATATCGAAGAGGACGCTGATCATGGTAACCTTTGGCTGCCGCGTTTGTCAGCTATTAAAAATACAGCGGTCGAAGCCTCTATCAAAGCGGTCGAGGAGATGGTTCGTGCTAGTGGCGGGCGTTCTTACTATAATGATACCGAGCTATCTCGCTTGTTGCGGGATGT